From a region of the Saccharomyces cerevisiae S288C chromosome IX, complete sequence genome:
- the SDP1 gene encoding mitogen-activated protein kinase tyrosine protein phosphatase SDP1 (Stress-inducible dual-specificity MAP kinase phosphatase; negatively regulates Slt2p MAP kinase by direct dephosphorylation, diffuse localization under normal conditions shifts to punctate localization after heat shock; SDP1 has a paralog, MSG5, that arose from the whole genome duplication), translated as MNIYTSPTRTPNIAPKSGQRPSLPMLATDERSTDKESPNEDREFVPCSSLDVRRIYPKGPLLVLPEKIYLYSEPTVKELLPFDVVINVAEEANDLRMQVPAVEYHHYRWEHDSQIALDLPSLTSIIHAATTKREKILIHCQCGLSRSATLIIAYIMKYHNLSLRHSYDLLKSRADKINPSIGLIFQLMEWEVALNAKTNVQANSYRKVP; from the coding sequence ATGAACATATACACATCACCCACGCGAACACCGAACATCGCACCAAAGAGTGGCCAAAGACCATCTCTTCCTATGCTGGCCACAGATGAGAGGTCTACGGACAAAGAAAGCCCGAATGAAGACCGTGAATTCGTGCCTTGTTCGAGTTTGGACGTGCGCAGAATCTACCCAAAAGGCCCATTACTTGTTCTCCCGGAAAAGATCTACCTTTATTCAGAGCCCACGGTAAAAGAGCTTTTACCCTTTGATGTGGTCATCAACGTTGCTGAAGAGGCAAACGATTTACGAATGCAGGTTCCTGCTGTCGAGTACCATCACTACCGATGGGAACATGATTCGCAGATTGCGTTGGACTTGCCATCATTGACTAGCATCATACACGCAGCTACGACTAAGCGAGAGAAGATACTGATACATTGCCAATGTGGGCTGTCGAGATCCGCAACGCTGATTATTGCATATATAATGAAATATCATAACTTGAGTCTGAGGCACTCATATGATCTGTTGAAATCAAGGGCAGACAAGATAAACCCTTCCATAGGGCTTATTTTCCAGTTGATGGAATGGGAGGTTGCTCTTAACGCGAAGACTAACGTGCAAGCCAACAGTTATAGAAAAGTACCGtga
- the NUP159 gene encoding FG-nucleoporin NUP159 (FG-nucleoporin component of central core of the nuclear pore complex; also part of the nuclear pore complex (NPC) cytoplasmic filaments; contributes directly to nucleocytoplasmic transport; regulates ADP release from the ATP-dependent RNA helicase Dbp5p; forms a stable association with Nup82p, Gle2p and two other FG-nucleoporins (Nsp1p and Nup116p)) produces the protein MSSLKDEVPTETSEDFGFKFLGQKQILPSFNEKLPFASLQNLDISNSKSLFVAASGSKAVVGELQLLRDHITSDSTPLTFKWEKEIPDVIFVCFHGDQVLVSTRNALYSLDLEELSEFRTVTSFEKPVFQLKNVNNTLVILNSVNDLSALDLRTKSTKQLAQNVTSFDVTNSQLAVLLKDRSFQSFAWRNGEMEKQFEFSLPSELEELPVEEYSPLSVTILSPQDFLAVFGNVISETDDEVSYDQKMYIIKHIDGSASFQETFDITPPFGQIVRFPYMYKVTLSGLIEPDANVNVLASSCSSEVSIWDSKQVIEPSQDSERAVLPISEETDKDTNPIGVAVDVVTSGTILEPCSGVDTIERLPLVYILNNEGSLQIVGLFHVAAIKSGHYSINLESLEHEKSLSPTSEKIPIAGQEQEEKKKNNESSKALSENPFTSANTSGFTFLKTQPAAANSLQSQSSSTFGAPSFGSSAFKIDLPSVSSTSTGVASSEQDATDPASAKPVFGKPAFGAIAKEPSTSEYAFGKPSFGAPSFGSGKSSVESPASGSAFGKPSFGTPSFGSGNSSVEPPASGSAFGKPSFGTPSFGSGNSSAEPPASGSAFGKPSFGTSAFGTASSNETNSGSIFGKAAFGSSSFAPANNELFGSNFTISKPTVDSPKEVDSTSPFPSSGDQSEDESKSDVDSSSTPFGTKPNTSTKPKTNAFDFGSSSFGSGFSKALESVGSDTTFKFGTQASPFSSQLGNKSPFSSFTKDDTENGSLSKGSTSEINDDNEEHESNGPNVSGNDLTDSTVEQTSSTRLPETPSDEDGEVVEEEAQKSPIGKLTETIKKSANIDMAGLKNPVFGNHVKAKSESPFSAFATNITKPSSTTPAFSFGNSTMNKSNTSTVSPMEEADTKETSEKGPITLKSVENPFLPAKEERTGESSKKDHNDDPKDGYVSGSEISVRTSESAFDTTANEEIPKSQDVNNHEKSETDPKYSQHAVVDHDNKSKEMNETSKNNERSGQPNHGVQGDGIALKKDNEKENFDSNMAIKQFEDHQSSEEDASEKDSRQSSEVKESDDNMSLNSDRDESISESYDKLEDINTDELPHGGEAFKAREVSASADFDVQTSLEDNYAESGIQTDLSESSKENEVQTDAIPVKHNSTQTVKKEAVDNGLQTEPVETCNFSVQTFEGDENYLAEQCKPKQLKEYYTSAKVSNIPFVSQNSTLRLIESTFQTVEAEFTVLMENIRNMDTFFTDQSSIPLVKRTVRSINNLYTWRIPEAEILLNIQNNIKCEQMQITNANIQDLKEKVTDYVRKDIAQITEDVANAKEEYLFLMHFDDASSGYVKDLSTHQFRMQKTLRQKLFDVSAKINHTEELLNILKLFTVKNKRLDDNPLVAKLAKESLARDGLLKEIKLLREQVSRLQLEEKGKKASSFDASSSITKDMKGFKVVEVGLAMNTKKQIGDFFKNLNMAK, from the coding sequence ATGTCTTCTTTGAAGGATGAAGTACCCACTGAGACTTCCGAAGACTTCGGTTTTAAGTTTTTAGGTCAAAAACAAATTCTACCTTCCTTCAATGAAAAACTGCCATTTGCATCTCTACAAAATCTCGATATTTCAAACAGTAAGTCTTTATTCGTTGCTGCCTCTGGTAGTAAGGCGGTGGTCGGCGAATTACAATTACTGAGAGATCATATCACCTCCGACTCTACTCCGTTAACGTTCAAGTGGGAGAAAGAAATCCCAGATGTAATATTTGTGTGCTTTCATGGTGATCAGGTTTTGGTTTCAACCAGAAATGCATTATATTCGTTAGACTTGGAGGAATTGAGTGAATTTCGAACGGTCACTTCTTTTGAGAAGCCAGTTTTCCAATTGAAGAACGTTAATAACACTTTAGTAATTTTAAATTCAGTCAATGATTTATCAGCACTGGATTTAAGAACAAAATCGACTAAGCAACTGGCACAAAACGTTACCTCTTTTGATGTCACAAATTCGCAGTTAGCAGTTCTACTAAAAGATAgaagttttcaaagttttgCATGGCGAAATGGCGAAATGGAAAAACAATTTGAGTTCTCTCTACCGTCAGAATTAGAAGAGCTTCCAGTAGAAGAATATTCCCCTTTGAGTGTTACCATTCTCTCTCCACAGGATTTTTTGGCGGTTTTCGGTAATGTTATATCAGAGACCGATGACGAAGTTTCATACGATCAAAAAATGTACATTATAAAGCACATAGACGGCAGCGCCTCATTTCAAGAAACTTTTGATATTACACCTCCATTCGGGCAAATAGTAAGGTTCCCATATATGTACAAAGTTACCTTGTCTGGTTTAATTGAACCTGATGCAAACGTAAATGTGCTAGCATCATCATGTTCAAGTGAAGTAAGTATATGGGACTCGAAACAAGTTATTGAACCTTCCCAGGATTCTGAACGAGCAGTATTGCCCATCAGTGAGGAAACAGATAAGGACACAAATCCAATAGGTGTGGCAGTTGACGTCGTTACTTCAGGCACTATTCTAGAACCTTGTTCCGGTGTTGATACGATAGAGCGATTGCCGCTCGTTTACATATTGAATAACGAAGGTAGCTTACAGATAGTCGGGTTGTTTCATGTGGCAGCAATCAAAAGCGGCCATTATAGCATAAATCTGGAATCTTTAGAACATGAGAAATCTCTCTCTCCTACAtcagaaaaaattcctATTGCTGGACAGGAGcaggaagaaaaaaagaaaaataatgaatcAAGTAAGGCTTTATCAGAGAATCCTTTCACATCAGCAAATACATCAGGCTTCACTTTTCTTAAAACACAACCAGCCGCTGCCAATAGCCTGCAGTCTCAAAGTTCTTCAACCTTTGGTGCTCCCTCATTTGGATCATCCGCATTTAAAATTGACTTGCCATCAGTCTCATCTACCAGTACTGGTGTAGCGTCCAGTGAACAAGACGCAACAGATCCTGCTTCTGCTAAGCCAGTATTCGGCAAACCCGCGTTCGGAGCTATTGCCAAAGAACCGTCAACATCAGAATATGCCTTTGGCAAGCCATCTTTTGGTGCTCCCTCCTTTGGCTCTGGAAAGTCATCTGTTGAATCGCCTGCCTCCGGATCTGCCTTTGGTAAGCCCTCTTTTGGTACTCCTTCCTTTGGCTCTGGAAATTCATCTGTTGAGCCGCCTGCCTCCGGATCTGCATTTGGTAAGCCCTCTTTTGGTACTCCTTCCTTTGGCTCTGGAAATTCATCTGCTGAGCCGCCTGCTTCCGGATCTGCCTTTGGTAAGCCCTCTTTTGGTACATCTGCATTCGGAACTGCATCAAGTAACGAAACTAACTCTGGATCCATATTTGGAAAGGCTGCATTTGGTTCATCATCTTTTGCACCCGCCAACAATGAACTTTTCGGATCAAACTTTACTATTTCAAAACCTACAGTTGACAGCCCAAAGGAGGTAGATTCAACGTCACCTTTCCCATCTTCTGGCGATCAAAGTGAAGATGAGTCTAAGAGTGATGTAGACTCTTCTTCGACACCTTTTGGTACGAAACCTAACACCTCTACGAAACCAAAGACCAATGCCTTTGATTTTGGGAGTTCTTCCTTTGGATCTGGATTTTCAAAGGCTCTGGAATCTGTTGGTTCCGATACAACTTTTAAATTCGGTACTCAGGCTTCACCTTTCTCTTCACAGTTAGGAAACAAATCACCATTCAGTTCCTTCACAAAAGATGATACTGAAAATGGATCTTTAAGTAAGGGCTCTACCAGTGAAATCAATGACGATAATGAAGAACACGAAAGCAATGGTCCCAACGTAAGCGGTAATGATTTGACAGATTCTACGGTTGAGCAAACATCTTCTACTAGATTACCGGAAACTCCCTCGGATGAAGATGGTGAAGTTGTCGAGGAGGAAGCGCAAAAATCCCCCATAGGCAAGCTAACTGaaactataaaaaaaagtgccAATATTGACATGGCTGGTTTAAAAAATCCTGTATTTGGAAATCATGTCAAAGCAAAATCCGAATCGCCGTTTTCAGCATTTGCAACAAATATTACCAAACCAAGCTCTACAACACCTGCTTTTTCGTTTGGTAACTCCACAATGAATAAAAGTAATACATCTACGGTTTCACCAATGGAAGAAGCTGATACTAAAGAAACTAGTGAAAAGGGCCCCATAACCTTGAAGAGTGTGGAGAATCCGTTTCTACCAGcgaaagaagaaagaactGGAGAAAGTTCTAAAAAGGATCATAACGATGACCCAAAAGATGGTTATGTATCAGGAAGTGAAATATCTGTAAGGACTTCTGAAAGTGCTTTTGATACCACAGCAAACGAAGAAATTCCAAAGTCACAGGACGTGAACAATCATGAAAAAAGCGAAACAGACCCAAAATATAGTCAACATGCTGTGGTTGATCACGATAACAAGTCTaaagaaatgaatgaaACTTCGAAGAATAATGAAAGGAGCGGTCAACCAAATCATGGTGTCCAAGGAGATGGAATagcattgaaaaaagacaatgaaaaagagaattttGATTCAAATATGGCAATAAAGCAATTCGAAGACCACCAATCTTCAGAAGAGGACGCGAGCGAAAAAGACAGTAGACAAAGCAGTGAAGTTAAAGAATCAGATGATAACATGTCACTCAACAGTGACCGGGATGAAAGTATATCTGAGTCCTACGATAAACTGGAAGATATTAATACTGATGAGCTACCTCATGGTGGAGAAGCTTTTAAAGCACGTGAAGTGAGCGCTTCCGCTGATTTTGATGTACAAACTTCATTAGAAGACAATTATGCTGAATCTGGCATACAGACAGACCTTTCAGAAAGTTCCaaggaaaatgaagttCAAACGGATGCCATACCCGTGAAACACAACAGTACACAAACTGTTAAGAAGGAAGCAGTCGACAATGGTCTGCAAACTGAGCCTGTTGAAACatgtaatttttctgttcaAACATTTGAAGGTGACGAAAATTATTTAGCAGAGCAATGCAAACCAAAGCaattgaaagaatattACACAAGTGCAAAAGTATCAAATATTCCTTTCGTTTCACAAAATTCTACGTTAAGGTTGATTGAGAGTACATTTCAGACGGTCGAAGCTGAGTTTACTGTTCTGATGGAAAACATCCGGAATATGgatactttttttactgaTCAATCGAGCATCCCTTTGGTGAAGCGTACAGTGCGGTCTATCAATAATCTGTATACTTGGAGAATACCAGAGGCTGAAATTCTATTAAATATTCAGAATAATATCAAGTGTGAACAAATGCAAATAACAAATGCTAACATTCAAGACCTGAAGGAAAAAGTTACAGATTATGTCAGGAAAGATATTGCACAAATAACTGAAGATGTAGCCAATGCAAAAGAGGAGTATCTGTTTTTAATGCATTTTGATGATGCTTCGAGTGGATACGTTAAAGATCTCAGCACGCATCAATTTAGAATGCAAAAGACATTACGTCAAAAGCTATTCGATGTGTCCGCCAAAATTAATCATACTGAAGAGTTGCTGAACATTTTAAAATTGTTCACTGTAAAGAATAAGAGATTGGACGATAATCCATTAGTGGCAAAACTAGCTAAAGAATCTCTTGCACGTGACGGTTTActaaaagaaatcaaattaTTGCGTGAGCAAGTGAGTAGGTTACAATTGGAGGAGAAAGGTAAAAAGGCTTCGTCGTTCGATGCATCCTCTTCAATAACAAAGGACATGAAAGGATTTAAAGTAGTAGAAGTTGGGTTGGCCATGAATACGAAAAAGCAAATTggtgatttcttcaaaaatttgaacaTGGCAAAATAG
- the POR2 gene encoding putative porin POR2 (Putative mitochondrial porin (voltage-dependent anion channel); not required for mitochondrial membrane permeability or mitochondrial osmotic stability; POR2 has a paralog, POR1, that arose from the whole genome duplication), giving the protein MALRFFNDISRDVNGLFNRDFFHTNPLSLNISTTTENGVNFTLKAKQGVTEGPIQTSVEGRFYDRKEGVSLSQSWSNQNRLNTRIEFSKIAPGWKGDVNAFLTPQSIKNAKFNLSYAQKSFAARTSIDILQPKDFVGSVTLGHRGFVGGTDIAYDTAAGLCARYAMSIGYLAREYSFILSTNNRQCATASFFQNVNRYLQVGTKATLQSKTSSNMNIEFVTRYVPDSISQVKAKIADSGLTTLSYKRNLNKDISLGVGMSFNALQLTEPVHKFGWSLSFSP; this is encoded by the coding sequence ATGGCACTACGATTTTTCAACGATATATCTAGAGATGTCAATGGCCTATTCAATAGGGACTTTTTTCACACCAACCCCCTCTCTTTGAATATTTCAACAACCACGGAAAATGGTGTGAATTTTACTCTGAAGGCGAAGCAGGGCGTGACAGAAGGCCCCATCCAAACTAGCGTAGAAGGACGGTTTTATGACAGGAAGGAGGGAGTGTCGCTATCTCAGAGTTGGTCGAACCAGAACAGGTTAAATACAAGAATCGAATTTTCCAAGATAGCACCTGGTTGGAAAGGTGATGTCAACGCATTTTTGACTCCCCAATCCATCAAGAACGCCAAATTTAATTTGAGCTACGCCCAAAAATCGTTTGCAGCAAGAACTTCTATAGACATCTTGCAACCTAAGGACTTTGTCGGAAGTGTTACTTTGGGCCACCGCGGGTTTGTTGGCGGCACTGACATCGCATATGACACAGCTGCGGGTTTATGTGCACGCTATGCTATGTCAATCGGGTATCTTGCCAGAGAATATTCGTTTATTTTGTCTACTAACAACAGGCAATGCGCAACtgcttcattttttcaaaacgtTAACCGCTATTTGCAAGTGGGAACTAAAGCCACTTTACAATCGAAGACAAGTTCTAATATGAACATTGAATTTGTTACCAGATACGTACCAGATTCTATTTCGCAAGTTAAGGCAAAAATTGCAGATTCAGGCCTGACTACATTGTCGTACAAGCGaaatttgaataaagatatttctTTGGGTGTGGGTATGTCTTTCAATGCGCTACAACTGACTGAACCAGTCCACAAATTTGGCTGGTCTCTATCGTTCTCGCCCTGA
- the HIS5 gene encoding histidinol-phosphate transaminase (Histidinol-phosphate aminotransferase; catalyzes the seventh step in histidine biosynthesis; responsive to general control of amino acid biosynthesis; mutations cause histidine auxotrophy and sensitivity to Cu, Co, and Ni salts), translating into MVFDLKRIVRPKIYNLEPYRCARDDFTEGILLDANENAHGPTPVELSKTNLHRYPDPHQLEFKTAMTKYRNKTSSYANDPEVKPLTADNLCLGVGSDESIDAIIRACCVPGKEKILVLPPTYSMYSVCANINDIEVVQCPLTVSDGSFQMDTEAVLTILKNDSLIKLMFVTSPGNPTGAKIKTSLIEKVLQNWDNGLVVVDEAYVDFCGGSTAPLVTKYPNLVTLQTLSKSFGLAGIRLGMTYATAELARILNAMKAPYNISSLASEYALKAVQDSNLKKMEATSKIINEEKMRLLKELTALDYVDDQYVGGLDANFLLIRINGGDNVLAKKLYYQLATQSGVVVRFRGNELGCSGCLRITVGTHEENTHLIKYFKETLYKLANE; encoded by the coding sequence ATggtttttgatttgaaaagaattgttagaccaaaaatttataaCTTGGAACCTTATCGCTGTGCAAGAGATGATTTCACCGAGGGTATATTGCTAGACGCCAATGAAAATGCCCATGGACCTACTCCAGTTGAATTGAGCAAGACCAATTTACATCGTTACCCGGATCCTCACCAATTGGAATTCAAGACCGCAATGACGAAATACAGGAACAAAACAAGCAGTTATGCCAATGACCCAGAGGTAAAACCTTTAACTGCTGACAATCTGTGCCTAGGTGTGGGATCTGATGAGAGTATTGATGCTATTATTAGAGCATGCTGTGTTCCCgggaaagaaaagattctGGTTCTTCCACCAACATATTCTATGTACTCTGTTTGTGCAAACATTAATGATATAGAAGTCGTCCAATGTCCTTTAACTGTTTCCGACGgttcttttcaaatggaTACCGAAGCTGTATTAaccattttgaaaaacgaCTCGCTAATTAAGTTGATGTTCGTTACTTCACCAGGTAATCCAACCGGAGCCAAAATTAAGACCAGTTTAATCGAAAAGGTCTTACAGAATTGGGACAATGGGTTAGTCGTTGTTGATGAAGCTTACGTAGATTTTTGTGGTGGCTCTACAGCTCCACTAGTCACCAAGTATCCTAACTTGGTTACTTTGCAAACTCTATCCAAGTCATTCGGTTTAGCCGGGATTAGGTTGGGTATGACATATGCAACAGCAGAGTTGGCCAGAATTTTAAATGCAATGAAGGCGCCTTATAATATTTCCTCCCTAGCCTCTGAATATGCACTAAAAGCTGTTCAAGACAGTAATCTAAAGAAGATGGAAGCCACTTCGAAAATAATcaatgaagagaaaatgCGCCTCTTAAAGGAATTAACTGCTTTGGATTACGTTGATGACCAATATGTTGGTGGATTAGATgctaattttcttttaatacGGATCAACGGGGGTGACAATGTCTTGGCAAAGAAGTTATATTACCAATTGGCTACTCAATCTGGGGTTGTCGTCAGATTTAGAGGTAACGAATTAGGCTGTTCCGGATGTTTGAGAATTACCGTTGGAACCCATGAGGAGAACACacatttgataaagtaCTTCAAGGAGACGTTATATAAGCTGGCCAATGAATAA